The following is a genomic window from Ignavibacteria bacterium.
ATGCTTCGGATTGAATTTCCTTCGGATAAAAGATTTAAAACTAAGATTTGTTTTTGTTGAGATAAACGGTTCATTGCGATTCCTTTCTTTTTGTCTTTATAAAAGGTCTGCAATGAACTATTTTTGTTTAGGATTAAAGGTCTGTTCACGCAGAACTTTTTTCTGAAGGGTAACTAATTACGAGTTAGTTACCCTTCGTTTTTATATCATAAATATAGGTAGATTAGTTAATTTTTTGTTCTAATTCAGTTAGAATATTGATATTTGCTTTTAATACTCATAATTTTGTTTAAATCATAAAATGAAGATAGTTTTATTATATTTCTTATCAGATAAAGATTCAAATGCGGTATGTTGTATTGGGATAATTATATTAATATTTGTTGCATTTTTTATGGGATATTTAAGAAAAATAAAACTACAAAAAGAACAAGAACAAGCTAATCGTTATTTATCTAATAAGTATGAAGAAGAGAAAGGAATGAAAAAATGTCCTTATTGTGCAGAAAAAATAAAATATGAAGCAATTAAATGTAAGCATTGTGGAAGTAATTTATGAAATTTTGTATATATAAATAAGGTTAAGGAGAAAGAAGAAGAAAAATTTAAATAAA
Proteins encoded in this region:
- a CDS encoding zinc ribbon domain-containing protein, whose protein sequence is MKIVLLYFLSDKDSNAVCCIGIIILIFVAFFMGYLRKIKLQKEQEQANRYLSNKYEEEKGMKKCPYCAEKIKYEAIKCKHCGSNL